A region of the Vicugna pacos chromosome 7, VicPac4, whole genome shotgun sequence genome:
GAATTCTGTCCTCCAAAAAGCTATGTTGTCccaatccccagcacctgggaatgtgaccttatttggaaatacggtctttgcagatgtaCTCAGGTGAGATGAGGTCACCCTGGAGTaaggtgggtcctaatccaatgactagtgtccttataaaaaggaaatgtggactcagacagacacacaaggaAGAACAGcatatgaagacagaggcagagataggAGTAATGCAGCTCCGTGCCAAGGGATGTCAGCAAGCCTCGCCCAGAAGCTGGGAGAACATGGAACAGATGCCCCTCGGAGCCTCCAGAGAGGAGCCAAGCCTGCCAACATCTGGTtttcggacttccagcctccggaactgtgagagaatactgCTGTTGTTGTAAGCTGCCGCATTTGTGGTACTTGTGGTTACCCTGAGGGGTCCTGCAAAGTCGGGCTTTCACTTTGGAAACTAGGACTGTCCCTGAAAAACCAGAACGAGTTAGTCATCGCGAGCTTAAGGAACTTAAGTTGCACGTGGCCGAACCTCTCaagtttacagaggagaaaactgatgctcagagaagtTGTGACCTGCTATCCTGGTCCACTCAGGCCGCACTCACAGACCACCACAGACTGGGCAGCGCATGACCACAGAGGTTTATTTCTAACTATTAGAGGCTGGGAAATCCATGATCAAGTTGCCGGCAGGTTGGGTTCCAGTGAGGCCTGCTTCCTAATGGTCAGAAGGggcgagggagctctctggggtccctttaTAAAGTACCAGTCCCATTCGTGAGGCACCACCCTCATAGCTTCGCACCTCCCAAGACCctacctcctaacaccatcagcttgaaggttaggatttcaacacaagAATGTGGGGGACAAAAACATTCAGACTGTGATGCCTGCCAAGGGCCACCTAGCATTTGTGTGAGAAACGAGATTAGAATACAAGCCTTCTAAGAGTAGGCCATTGTCCCCAGACGGTTCACATACACGTGAGTGcgcacacacgtgtacacatatACGATGGCTGAGCAGCACTGCCAtctcagggtgggggtggggctgcttAACTCAGATTCAGACTCAGTCGGTCACGGGTAGAGACCTAGATTTTGCATTTCTGAGGAGGGCAGGTTGATGCCGGCGCTGCCCAATCGGGGCCACACTGCCTTGATCATATAACCCGCTGGGGAAGATGCAGCCCCGATAAAGAAAAAACGAAGTTAGGCTGACTGCTGTGGAGGATGGGGGACCCTCTTTCCTGCCCTGGCTCTCCCACTATGTTGATAATCCACATCTCTGGATTCACCCTTTTTTCCATATGCAAAATGAAGAAACTTTTGAACTCAATTGGTTGTTTCCACTTATGCATGTTTTTTGAGCTGGATTCAAGCGTttcactaaaaattaaaatttcccaatttttagacaaaaatgtttaaaattttgaggTGGTTTTTCCCAACCATTTTTCTTAACTAGGTAGCATCTTCGGCCAGTTTTCCATGTGATTTCCCCCCAAATTACACATCTGTTTAAAGTGCTGCCGGTATGTCCGGGTGCCACGACCTGGCTGTTAACTCGTGAGAGCAGCCGAGGCTGGAGCCTGGGGTCCGCCGGCGGGTTTGCTCTGTCGCCCCCTAGAGTCCGAGGAAGGCACGGACATCTTTTTCTACGTTCTTGACCCGCTGCAGCCTGTACGGGATGTTGGttcccgaggccccgcccctgtCTACGGGGACCAGTGACACTGCAGTGCAGGTCGGCGCCCCGCGGCGCCCAGCGCGGCGCTCGCGGTCCTCACACTAGTGACCTAGTAACCTCTGCGTGGTTTCTTCTCTCACCTTCCGAGATTCCTTCCCGGGTTTTCCAGGTGAAAGGAGATCTGAAAGGAAAGGGAGGGGTGCTGTGGGGGCCTCTCCGTCCGGTGCTCCGCGTATTAACGTCTCAAAGATCCGCAAGGAAGGTGGGGTGACAGGTGTCCCGGGCCCCAAGTCCACGCGCATGCGCCACGGCTCCGGGAAAAGGCGCTCGGTGGATCCGAGGCGCCGGGATGGGaggcccttcctcccttcccacagGTCCGGGCTGTAAGTGCAGCCGCGGGGCTGCATCTTCCTCTCAGcctccctgcccgccctgccacCAGCATCCGACGGTGACTAGCCACCAATAGCTCACGTGTCACCCCTCCTGAGGCGCCATTGGTGCCTGGCCGGTgggctccccaccccctctcGAGGTGCCGAAAGTGTCAGTCCCCAGGCGCCCGGAGCTGTGTCTGGCCTCTCAGGGGAGTGCAGTTCCATCCTTGCTGTGCGCTGTGGTGAGCCGCCTGGGCGGAAGGTTCCCGAGCAGGGGAGAAGCCCGGTGAAAGCTCTGTTTGGGACAGATTACACAGATGGGCGCCTCAGCTTCCTTGTCTCAGATAAGGTGAAGGAGGCCAAGGAAACAGAAGGAACCATGGAGGAAAGAGAGTATGTGATCACCGCTTGAACTTCTTCACCCCCGCACCATGCCTGGCAGATGCTATGGACCGAGGGAAACTGGGTGGCACCAACTCTTCCCATAAGAGAGACACATCCCAATCTTGGGAAGCCAGGAAAGGGCCCCCTGCCCACCAGTGCCAGAGACTGGCCCCCTCTCAGATAAGGGCACTCCTGGGGATGCAGGTTAGAGAGAGGAGCCAACAGGAGGAGGGGGACTCAGATTCAACACACACAGAAGGGACAGAGCCACGTGCGAGCGTTCCATAAGCGCATATTGGAACGTTAGCAGTGGAAAGAGGATATAACGGGagataaaacagattttaaatttttgaacagACACTATGAACATCTGTATGCCAGTAAATCTGAAAATTTTAGATGGATAGTCAATAGAACGGAAGAGTAAATTACCAATAGTGACTCAAGACAAATAGAATGCCCAAACAGAACTATAActgttaaagaaattgaatccgTAGTCAAAAATCTAATAAAAAGCACTTAGGCCTACACGTTTTTAAAAGCCAGTTTTACCAAAACCTCCCGGGAAcaatagaaatagaatagaaatagACAGTTCCCCTTTATATTTTATGAAACCAGCATAACTTGATGCCCAAATCAGAGAAGGCCAACAtgacaaagaaaaattacaggccaacctCATGCAGAGGGAAAagcacaaaggaggaaagaatctgGCACGGAAGGCAGGTGACAAAGAGCGGAAGACACCCAGCAGCGGCCCAGCTGCCTCGTCCTCATCCTCAGGGGACGTGGCAGGAAAAGCCAGTAGGAGGTGCACTTGCCCCTTGCTGTCCCAGGGCCTGGGAGCGACAAAGCTGGTCCTCCTGCCCGAGGAGCAGCTCAGACCTTACCAACCCCCCTAGCCAGAGGGTGCTGGCAAGGGCTCCACCGGGCCCCTGGGAAGTgacccctgcccagggcctctgggggGGTCTCTGCCGCTGCAGCCAGTCCCCGCGTCTGCCAAGGCTGCGCCCTGGGCTCTCCAGTGACCAGTCACTCTGCTCTGCTGGGACCAAGCttgctcacctgtaaaatgaaataattgtaCAGAACTCTAGCGAGATGGAGGTTTGTCATGAGTGGTCACCAATTAAACAATAAGAATTTattaaacaccaaaaaaaaaaaaaaccaggaaaaaagaggagagaagagacgGCGGCCCAGCCTCGCTGCCTGCTCTGGCTTGCTGTTGAAACCTCACAGCAGGTCTGTGAGGAGGCCTTTCTTTGTCCCTTGCCCAGATGAGGTGACTAGGACTTGGGGCCAGGGGCCAGATCACCACCAGTGTGCCTCGATGGGGTGCTCTCCCTTCCATCACAGCAAGCTTGGGGCTTGTGGATCCCAGGACACCTGAGCCCTCCTCTCGGGGGACAGTGGAGGGTGACACCGGGAGAGTTCAGCACAAgctgcccctgcctggggagAAGACAACAGCCCTTCCCCATTCCAAGTGACCAGGACATCCCCTTGGTGACATCCGTATGCACCAGCTAACCAGAGGGGGCCAACACTTCTCCCCTTGGACAGCACACAGTAGCCAAATAACCAGTTCCTACCAGGTCAGGACCCCTTGTGTGGCAGCCCGCCTGTTGACTCCTGTTGAATCTGCTCCATGTCACCCCCACCCTTGTTGGGGCTCCCTGGCCAGTACTAAGAGGCCAGGAGGGACAGTGAAGAAGGAGATTGGGGGAGTGAGGAGCCAGGTCTGCAGGGCCCTGAGTGTCTTGCGGTGAGGATGGTACCCAGGCTCCTGACTTGGGACCTTAGGCAGGGTATGGAGTGCGTTTCAGAGGAAGAAGATGAATCAGGTTTCAAATATCTTGATCTTAAAGGACTGTGGCATCTGAGTGGACAGAGCTGTCCAGGAGGCAGCTGGGTCCTCAGCTGTGGAGCTCAGGAGAGCAGTCTGGGTTAGAGACCCTGACTTGGGGGTCATGGGGGGCTGATACTCCCTAGGGAGAGGCTGTAGAAGGAGGAGGTATGTGAGGGTGGGACCGAAATGGGAGGGGAGCAGCTGTCTGtggaatgataaaaaaaatctactttgcCGATGGCAACTTGGACTATTCCCCATGGCCCCTCCCTGTCCTCTCTGAAGCCCCTGGGGTCACCCCTGCTTGAATAAGCTCTCTTCTTGGATCTCAGGGTTGGCCCCTCGCCCTAGCTAACCGCCTGGCATTGTTCTCTGCATACATGTCTCATCTTCCCAGCAATTTGGGGGCTGCTCATCTTGCGGCCTCATTGTTGACTCTGTTCACTCCACAAACAATCTTTGAGCCTTTGTTATGTGCCAAGAACTTCTTATGTCCTGAGAAAGTCCCACGCTGGGGTGGGGCTGCGTGTTTCTGTAAACCCGTCCTTGCCATGTCCAGGGTGGTCTGAGCTCAGAGCACTGTGCCCACCGGCGAGGGGGTTCAGGTCGGGGCAGGTGGAACCTCAAGGAATCAAGGGGGAGCATtgaccctggggggaggggtagaAGGACAGTGTTCTGGGAGGCAAGACAGCAGGAGTGGAGTCTGCAGGACCACAACCTCACAGGGAGATATGGAGGGTGGACTAGGGTTTGGGTGCTGCTGGAGCAGAACGTttaaggtgggggtgggagcccAGAGTGTAACCAGACAGGACCCTATGGGgttttcctgggacagacccctccccccatGACTTCTGTGTGCCTCTTGATCATAGAAAAACTGTAATCTTCCAGGTTTCCCCTGAGTCACAAAAGCCCAGCCCTAGAATTAATGATTGAAAGGATGTGAACATGCAGCGATAAATACAGCAGTTGCGCCAGGAGCACTGGTAAGAATTTAAACAGTAAATCAATCATAAGGCAGTCACAGAATCCTTAGTTCCTCCCTGAAGTACCTAGGTAATGTATCTGATGCACACTTCCTGAGTAGTTTTACAGATGCTATAtcccccaccaaatggaagaagctaactacttgatgaccatgAGCCCATAGCCCCCAGACCTACTGGAGCCTGAGAATGGATAATGTTAACCTCTGCGACACccatcaccctgttacctcaccatcaaccaatcggAGACTTGTCCACCATCTAATCATATACCTTGCAACTCCCCTTCCTCACCTGGCCTGTAAAAACTCTTTCCTGAAACCCATCAGGAAGTTGGGGCCCTTTGAGCATGAACTGCCTGGTTCTCCTTGCATGGCCCTTGCAATAAACCTTTTTCTGATCCAAAGTTCAACATTTCTGtgtgtttggcctcactgtgggGGTACATGAACTTGGGTTCCACCAGAAGAACAGCAGGCAGGGGGCCTGTAGGTggctctctctctgtcctcccaGGCAGGGCTCCATCCTTCACGCAGAGAGAGAATTCAGGAGCAATGTGAGCCTGGATTAGGAGGTGAGAAAAGGGGTGGCGGGAGGTCGGGGAAGGCTCTGTGCTGAGGAGGGAGGGCCAGGGGAGCTCGCAGACCCCGCGGGCGGTCCTGACTCAGCAGGGACAGCAGTCGGGCTGGGATCAGAGAGAGAGGACCCCTAGGGGGCTGCCTGGGCTCGCGGGGCACAGTGACCCCCGTGAGTCCCGGAGAGACCCCTGGCGGGGGTGGGTTGGGTCGCACCGGCGGGACGGCCCCTCCGGGCTTAGCGCGCCCGACAGCACGAACGCGCCGGCCAAGCAAATCTTTTGTCGGGGCGGCGCTGAGCCAGCAGGGCGCCGCCCGCTATATCTGGGGCCCCGCGGGCGGCAGGGCGGTGCACCATGGCGCAGCGATCGGGGAAGGTGAGTGCCGCCCTCCGCCCTCTCCTGTCCCGTCCATCCGCCGCCCAAGGTAACCGCGGGGCCCTGGGGGGAGGCGGCGACACCCCCTCCCATTGCTCTTTGGGCTCAGGatggggggcggggccgggggggaGTGGCAGACTGTTGCTTGTTGCCCTTTGCATCCAAACCCGAGGAAAGTTGGCTAAATTTCTTAAAACAGAAGGCTGAGGGCCTCCCTGCTGTGGGAGGTGGGAAGAAGTGGGAAGGTCTCTGCCCCAGTCCCTCCAGCCCTGGCTCtggggccccacccccacgcccagccccaccccctagAGTCAGGAGCAGGGAGGGTGGTCAGACCTGAGGGGCaccttggttggggtgggggaCCTTGGACTTCTCCTGCAGCTGTGGGTCCCACTTATTTGCCTGAGGCTGTTCTAACGTGGCTGCTGCTTCCTCAGGATCTCCTCAGGGGCACTTGGGGCTGGTTCTCAGCAAAATGTTTAGATTTGAGGGACCTTTGAATTTTGTGGGTGATTAGGTGTCCTGAATATCTAGGGGACAGGGAGCCCTCACTCAGACTTGCCTTGTGCAGGAAGAGTGGCCAGTTTGGACCTCTCCCCTTCTCTAGCTCCTTGTCTTAGCTAATCTGAGGCAGACTTTGGTCTCAAGGAGCTATGTTCAAGGTTAGTGGGTGAGAGCATTACTGTATCTGTCTGCATGGGCTGGGTTATGCCTcagtaacaaacaaccccaaaaGCTCACCCGCACTGTGCCCATACACCCTCTTCTGTACTGCAGAGGGACACCTTGATATcagcagaggggaaggagagccGAGAAACAGTGTCTGATCTGCAAGGCTTCCATGTCCGCACACATCCCTTTGGCCAAAGCATCTGGTCTCACCTAACTCCAGGGGGCCAGAAGGGCAGTTCTACCACCAGGAACAGTACACACAATGACCACAGTTCCTGGGCCCCAGGGGACATTACTTTGCCAGGGCTCTTCTAGGAGCACAATTCTTGAAACCCAGAGAGTTATTGAATGGTTAGAATCCTAggttcctctgcagaaattgAGTTTGGAGGTTCATATGgttcatatttttttgtttttgttttatttgtttttatcgaAGTATAATTGACTGACAAGATGGTATTAGtctcaggtgtataacatagtgattcgatatttttctacattaccagatgatcaccatgataaatctAGTTACCATCTGGTTCATATTATTTAGTTTGGGTACCCGTCCCCAAAATATGGTGTCTGAACTGACCGCTGGGTTAGAAAAGCTCCAGGTCTGACACATGCCTGTCACCCAAAGGAGTGGCCTAGTAAACAAAGGGACGGGGTGACATTGAAAAAGTCCTCTTTTGAGCCATTAATCCTGCACCAGGCCCCGACTTGGCTTGGTTGGATCCAGTCCCTCCAGTTAAGGGGCCCCATCCCAGGAACCTGACTTTCTGAAAACTGAATATTGGGTTGTAATGGTGGGTTGTGGGTGaagcattttcttttgaaaacatttcCTTGGATGTTATGTTTCACTgataaacaaaaattaagtttGAAAAGTGCAGTGCGAGTTTGAAAAGAGCCTGTTTTCAATGGGCTCCTGGACAAAGGGGAAATCCCTGTCCCCATGCATCTTCTGCAATCTGTCTGTTCAACCGTGGGCTCCCGGAGCGGGCGGGCTGGGCGCTGGGCCTGACCTCGACCCTCCATCCGTGCATTCTTTCACCCAGGCAACAGACAGCGTTGAGCACCCGGTGTATGCAGCGAGTCTAGGCTTCAGGGCCTGAGGGTCAGGGTTCAGTCGAGGGTGTTGGGCCCCATGCATCCATTTCCAAAACTGAAAGGAGAGAAGCCTCACCCCATGCCCTCTAACCTGGTCTTTCTAGATCACTCTCTACGAGGGCAAGCACTTCACAGGGCGGAAGCTGGAGGTCTTCGGGGACTGTGACAACTTCCAGGACCGAGGCTTTATGAACCGGGTGAACTCTGTCCGCGTGGAGAGTGGAGCCTGGGTCTGCTTCGACCACCCCGACTTCCGGGGCCAGCAGTTCGTCCTGGAGCATGGCGACTACCCTGATTTTTACCGCTGGAACGGTCACAACGACCACATGGGCTCCTGTCGGCCTGTGGGCATGGTGAGTGGGCCCGAGCCGCTCtagctggctggggtgggggcttccTGCCGGAGTGACCCTGGCCTGGTTAGGCCCGGTCAGACGTGGGTTGAGTAATCAGGGGGCATGGCCCTCCCAGCTTTAAGAACGGATGAGACCGTGGGATCTCTAAGATGGAGAGCTGTCCCCACCCAGACCCAGCTACTCCTGTGTCTGAGGGATGGCCTGGGGACCCAACTGGAGAGCCCCTGGGAGTTTTCACGCCTGCATTTTCAGGCCTGTATCAGGAAACCACTTTCAATTTCTGATGCCAAAATCTTGCTGAATTTTCCACTTCAAATGCTATTGGTaacattagagttttgaatttgCAACCAGATGGGGGAGCATTCAGCTAAAGTAAGGCTGATGTGGGCCTGGTGTATCCACCAGGCAGGTCATCTTGTAGCACTTTTCAGGGGCCTTTTGATGCTGGATCGTGGAGTGGCTGATGGAGGAGGCTTAGGTATCACCGGCTGGCCAGCGGGGATTTGGGGGCAGGAGCCAGCAGGTGGTACCAATTCACAGTTGCATGTAGGAAAGCATGTGAGGTGTGTCACCCCTGCCATGGCAAAGGACTGTGCGAGTCTAGTTGCTCCTAGGGTGGGATGTGAGGACTGGGCATTCCCCTTCCTCAAGTTCTCTCAAGTTACAAATCCTAACTGACCCGCTGCGAGCCCCAGAGGGTAGGGTGGGAAGTGGCCGATTCCCGAAACCGTCCTAGAGTCTCTCATCAGAGAGTCTGCAGGAGGACCCTCCCCTGGACGAACATCTGAGGACTCCCAGGGGAGGAGGCCCCTCTCTTCTCTACAGAGGTTGCAAAACCAGCTGGGctttggcctctctgtggccTTTAAGAAGCCTTTCTGAGTATTTCCACCAGGTCACAGACATTTGGGAAAAGAAATGAACGTGGCTGGCCCAGTGCTTGCATAATGCTATTTGTAAGGAAACTATCCTAGGTATCTTTTGAATGCTGTTCTCGTAAGAGCTATCCTTGGGGCCAGCTGTGgcgcagccccagcccctgccggCGCCAGAGCCAGTTGGGAGCTGGCCCACCTCTGTCTTCTGGAAATACAGGAAATCTTCTAGGAGATATATGTCCTCGTCCCAGTGAGCCAGCAGGGATTTCAGCGCATGAGATCTctgttatttgttttaaatttttggctTCGTGTTTTAATAAAAGGTTCTATTACAGTttgtaaaatattatcatttaaagGCTGCCCATGGCCTGCAGCCCAGGGGTGGGTGACCGGCAGAGGAATGTGTTGGCGTGTCTGGGCAggagcccccccccgccccccgcctgcACACCACGAGGGAGCCCAGGGCCCCAGACCAGTTGGAGGGCACCGCTGTCCCAGGTGGTCTGGCCTTCTCTGGACCTTGGATTCTTTAGTtgaaggaggaggagattagACTGGTCTGGGGGCTCTGAATCTTTAAAGTAATAGACTCTCTTATCCAACCAAATCTCACGTACAAGAAGGAGCAGAAGTTCTGGGCTGAGGTGCGTGTGTTGGGGGGGCActcaccaccccctcccctgacccAGGAACTCTTGGTGCTCCCAGCTCCTGCCCACATGGGCTTCTGTTTATGGGGGGAAACAGCCCagttccctttcttcccttcccttcctccactcCTGGGGGGCCCGCAGCATGGGGAGCATTTCCGTCTAGAAGTCTTCGAGGGCTGCAACTTCACGGGCCAGTGCCTGGAGTTCGAGGACGACTGTCCCTTCCTGCAGAGTCGGGGCTGGACCAAGAACTGTGTCAACGCCGTCAAGGTGTACGGGGATGGAGCGTAAGTAGAGCCCGAGTGTCCTCACAGGTCCCTGCCTGCCACGGTGGGTCAGACCCCAGCGGGTGGGCAGCCTGACCCCTGCCCGGAGGCCCTTTCCCTCCCTCAGCCGCCTCCCTGGCCCAGGAAGCCCCTCCATGGCAGGGGCCGAGGCCGGAGGGCACTGTGCAAACCTGCTGTTCTCTCTGGCTGGGCTGATCTCAGGGACTGCACTTTGGTTTTCTTGAGTAGGGGGAAGCCTGCTCTGGGAagggtggccctgcccacctgctCGCCCCTTATTTACCCTGAACTGGACCTGTCCCACCAAGTGACAAGTCCTCCCCATGCCGGTCTCCCTGCGGAGATGGGCATCACAGTGGCTCACTTCTTGTGGACAGGGAGTGGCTGAGCGGGCTTCCTCCAGGCCCAGAGGGGCTTGTCTGCCCTGGTCCAAGAGAGCCCTCAGAACCCTGTGCTTCTGTTGATTGCTGCACGTGGTTCCTTCCACCAGCCAAGGGTAGTCTGTACGCCCATTGTGCACGCCCATCATGCAAAGTTTCACAGCCCCTAAACACACCCAAGTtggccatctcctcctcctcccatccaCCCAGCCGGCTGAATagtgtcccattttacagagaagcaagctgaggcccagagagttacCCCACCCCACTGTGAGTGGCACTGCTGGGATTGCAGCCAGGCCTTTGGCTTCAAGTCAGACTGTCCCTGATCTAGAGCTAGGTGTccccccagaccccagccccatACCCCAGGAGAAGACCCCCAACGTGGCCAGGAGCCTGGCTCCTGCTGCAGCAGCTAAGGGAtccctttgctgtctttgtgacTGAGGCAGGAACCGGGGAATGTCACGAGGGTGAAAGCAAGTGGTCATGAGAGGGACTGAAGGGGGACACGGCTGAGCTGGAGGAGGAACTGCTTCCCCAGCTTCCCCTCAGCAGCCTGATGTTGGCTGTTAGACCTCGGGCCCCCGACCCAGAGGCCTTTGGGAAATCCCAGGTTTGCCCTAAGTTGATGGCACCTGGGAATCCAGGGGTGGAATTCCAAAACAACCATTTGTCCTGGAAAATTGCTGGCTAAATTGTGTCTGGTGTGGCCAAAGTTATACCTTTGCATAGAAGGTGTCCTTCCCAGAGGCCCAGTCCCCCTCTACCCACCCGGGGGCTCCAGGGGCTTGTTGAGAAAGAAAAGGTGGGAAGGTAAGAGCTAGGATTTGACTGTAGGGACTTCAGCCCTCACTTTACCTAAAAGAAGACAAGGCTCCGAGGGTGAGGAGCGCTCGGGAGGCTGCCTGTGGTGGACCCCACTTTGGGGCCTGGGGATCTGCTCCCCTCACCATGGAGCCCTCATTCTTTGCCTCCTGTGACTTTAacttattaaaaaaatgtaagccCTTAGCAAGGAAAAGCTGCCCAGTGGTGCCTCCCTGGGTCCCCTGGTCTGGACCTGACCTCCTTCAAGGCCTTTCCTAGtgtctgggggtggggtgcaAGGCAGGtctccccaccacctcccacaTGCCAGGAGTCATTTTCCTCTGGGTCCCCAAGTCAGCTCAGGAATGGCCTGTCCCCAGACACCTGAAgggcacctggaggaaacaagcCGGCATCTCGCTAACCCTCTTCCCAAGGGCACAGTCCTTGCTCTGCTGTGGgcgtgccccctcctccctccctctgcctgcctgcTCCCAGCAGTCACAGCAGGAAGCGGGCAGGTGGGGGTGGTAGTTCCTGCAGAGGCCTGGCTagccctttcctcttcttccttttgggGACGCCCACACATGCTCCAGGGACAGCCCACGACACTGCCTGGGGTATTTCCCAGCTCTTCGAGGTAGGGAGGGATTGGCTGACTCCCTCGGAGGTGCCTCAGGCCACAGCCTCACCATGTGGGTGGGTATGTGGAGAGGTCATGGgtagggctgggggaaggggggtAGATTCGGAGGCCCTAGTGAGGGGGTGTGGGGAGACCAGACTGGACCAGGCCTACCAGATGTGGGGTTgagatgggggaggagagggcccttGGTGGCAGGTGAGTGGCCCCTGGGGAAGCTGTCCTGAGTCTCTGGGCTGATGAAGGGCTGCCATGTTCCCTCCGCCCTCACCCAGGCCCAGCCCTCCCAGCCAGGCGTTCAGAGACTAGTCCTTGTCCGTGTCCTTGTCTGCTGGAGGTGGGAGCTGTGGAAGCTGTAGCCCGATGCAgctgtgatgggagggaggaggggccccaCTGGGACCCTGAAGTCTGGAGGCCGGCTCCTCCGTGCAGCTGCCTCCCCATCTCTCATCGCCTGGCTAGGGCAGGAACCCATGGCTCTGCCT
Encoded here:
- the CRYGN gene encoding gamma-crystallin N, which translates into the protein MAQRSGKITLYEGKHFTGRKLEVFGDCDNFQDRGFMNRVNSVRVESGAWVCFDHPDFRGQQFVLEHGDYPDFYRWNGHNDHMGSCRPVGMHGEHFRLEVFEGCNFTGQCLEFEDDCPFLQSRGWTKNCVNAVKVYGDGAWVLYEEPNYRGRMYLVERGDFRSFSDWEAHSARVQSLRRVANFF